GAAGACCTGTGCGCCGTTCGGGAGTACGAGCAGGTCACCCGGGTCTTGCCCCTCGGGCAGGCGCGCGGCGTAGACGAGGAAGCTTCTAGCGATCTCGAGGTCCAGCCCCGCGAGCGTGGCCTTGCGGCCGGCTTCGTCCGCGTCGAAGGCCAGGTACACGCGCTCCACGCCCGCCCGCTTCAACAACAGGGCCTGGTCGGGGCTTAGCGCGGAGCCTAGCACGGCGACCGCTTCCGGCCAGCCCATCTGGTGCAGGGCGATCACGTCGAACAACCCCTCCACCACTACGGCCTGCCGCCGTTCGCGAAGCGCGGCGCGAGCCTGCGCGTACCCGTACAGGAGCTCGCTCTTCTTGAAGATCGGGGTCTCCGGCGTGTTCAGGTACTTGGGTGTGTCCTCTGGGTTCAGCACCCGACCGGTGAAGGCCACGACCCGGCCCAAAGGATCGTGGATGGGGAAGATGACCCGGTCCCGGAAGCGGTCAAAGACCCGCCCGTTTCGCTCAATAAGCAACCCCGCCTCGACCCCTTGCCGCGGGTCCACCCCGTGCTTTTGCAGGTAGCGCAGGAGCCCATCCCACCCTGGGGGCGCGTATCCTAGGGCGAACCGCTCGACGGAAGCCTCCGTAAGGCCCCGTCGCTGCAGGTACGCCCAGGCCTTCCCCTCGAGGTGGGAGCGAAAGTAGGCCAGGGCCAGCTCGTTGATCTCCAGTAACTCGCGCCGGGGTTTTGCGTTCCGCTCGGCGCGTGGAAGCTCGACGCCCGTCTCTTGAGCGAGCTTTTCCAGGGCCTCCTGGAAGGTGATCCCCTCGATGCGCTCGAGGAAGCTGAACGCGTCCCCGCCGGCCTTGCACCCAAAGCAGTAGAAGAGCCCCTTCTCCTCGTCCACGTGGAAGGAGGGGGTTTTCTCCTTGTGGAAGGGGCAAAGACCCTTCCAGCGCCCCTTGCCTGCGGGGCGCAACGCGACGTAACGTTCAACGAGCCCTTTGAAGTCCAGCCGGGCCCGAATGGCCTCGCGGGGGTCCATGGCTTACCTCAACAGTTTACTCGCGCGGAGGGCTTCCTTCCAGGCGTACCGCGCCCACCCCCCTAGGATACCGTAGCCTTCCAGTTTCCGTGAGGGAACCGGGGAAACGGTCTGCCCTAGACGCACCAACAGGCTGCGCCGCCAGAGCTCTATCGCGGGCAGGCTTGCGGTGAAGTTCAGCAGGTGGTCCACCTTGCGTCCCTCGGCCAGCTCGAGCTCCGCCCGGAGGATGCGGGCTACCTGGTGAAACCCCATGAACCCGGTTTTGGCTGTGTGGTGCAGCAGGTACTGTGCGAGGGCGCGGGTGCGGGCGATGTCGCGCGGACGCAGGTACAGGGCAAGCGCGCACAGTGTGAGGTAGCGGGCGTACGGGTTTCTTCCGGTGTGCGCCCAGCGGAGCGCGGTGCGAAAGTACGCGCGGGGGTCTTGCTCCGTTTGCCACGCACGGATCCCCAGGGCGGCGTGCACGAAAGCCTGCACGTCCGGGTGAGGTTGGGAGACGAGTTCCTGGCTCAGCTCGCAAAAACGCGCTTCGGATCGTTTGTCGGGCTTCAAGGCGTGGGCCAGCGCGAGCAGCGCCCCGGCCCAAGGGTGACGGGTACGCGCGTACACGGTTTCTCCCAACGCCACCGCTTCCGGCAGGTGGCCGGTTTCGATCAGGTACCGCAGGTACACCCCATACACCCGTGCTTCTTCCTCCGAGGTGCGCGCCTCCTCAAACATCGCGCGCGCCTTCTCCAGCTGCTGGCGGGCCGCCTCGTAGTTACCTTGATCCAGGTACAGCCCCCCCGTGACCGCGTGCACGACCGCGACGAGCGCCGGGTGGAGGTCCTGGGCCTGCTCGAGCGCCCGCTCACTCCAGGTCATGGCTGCGGCGGGGTGGCCTTGGCGCCACAAGAGTCCGGAGATTTCAAGCGCGGCCTTCACGGCCTCGTAAGCTTGACCGAGGCGCAAGCAGCGGGCGTACCCCTCCTCGAAGGTCCGGCGCGCTGATTCCATTTTGTGCAGTTGCTTCAATGCCTCGCCGCGTACCAGGAGAAGCTCCGCCGCGAGTGGGCTGTCCTCAGGCACCTCGGGCAACAGCGCCTCGGTACGCGAGAGCGCGAGGGAGGCGGGTTCTAACCGCGCGAGGGAGAGTTGGGCGCGCAGGTCGTTCGGACGAGCCGCGAGGTACGCCTGGAGCGCGAGCGCTTCGCGGGCCTCCTTGTCCCGCCGAAGCTCGCTCAAGGCGAGGCCAACGTAGTAGTGCCGGTCGGGCTCGGGCAGGGTTTGCGCCCACTCAAGGGCTTGTTTGGGGGTGCCCCGCGCGAGCGCGAGCTGCGCCAGGTCGCGGCGGGCCGCTTGGCGCAACGCGTCGGTGGGTGCGATCTCGAGGGCCTGCCGATAGAAGAGTTCCGCCTGGGAGAGCATTCCGGACTGGGCGGCGCGCTGCGCGGCGACGCGCAGCATACGGTAGGCGCGCTCGTGCTCCCCTGCCTTGGCGTAGTGGTGCGCAGCGGACTGGGCCCATCCCGGATGCCCTTTCTTAACCAGCCACTCCGCAATCTTCCGGTGCCAAGCCGTTCGCTGAGGCAAGGGCACCAGTTCAAGCGCCGCCACCGGGTAGAACGGATCGGTGAAGCTGTACTGCTCCTCGTCCGGCATCAGGCTTTGCGTGCGCTTCAGGTACCCCTCCGCCACCAGGCGGGCGAGCGCCGGACGGGGATCATGCTTCAAAATCTGTTGTAACAGACCAGCCCACGTGTGCTGCCCGCACACGCTCGCCGCGAGCAGCGCGGTGCGCGCCTCGACCGGCAGGGTGTCCATCCGGGATTGCAGCGCTGCGGCCAAGGACGAGGCAGGCTGAGGCATGAGCGCTAGGAAACGCATCACCAAAGGGATGCCCCCGCTTTGGCGGTAGATATGCTCGAGGGCTTCCGGGCTGAGGTTGGGACGAAGGTGGCGCAGGTACGCCTGCCCAGCCTCCGGCGGTAAAGGCCCTACGTGCAGCGAGGTGCGCCAGTAGTCCTTGCGCGAGGTCGCGAGGAGGAGGATCCGGCCCCACTGCCCCTCAGCGAAGCGGTGCGTGAGCTGGCGCACCGTTTCCGGGGCGGCGTGCAGGTCCTCGAGCACCACCACCAAGGGTTTTTCCTCGGCGAGGGTGCGAAGTACGTGCAACCAGGCCTCGATGAGCGCTTCCTCGAGCTGTGCTCCGCTTAAGGGAGGCTTGGCTTGAAGGCCTAGGCTGAAGGCGAGAACGGGACGCAGGGAGGCGGGGAGGGGCAGCGCGTCGAGCCACGCTTCCGGAGGTCCTAGGATCTCCTGGAAGAACTCGCGTAGGGTGAGGCGTAACGGCGCCTCCAGACTGAGACGGGGGCTCCAGAGGACGCGGGTCGCGTCTCCAAGGTCTTCGCAGAACGCCTCGATGAGCCGGGTTTTCCCCGATCCCATCGGCCCCACCACGGGAACCAGGCGGTTATGCCCTTGTTGGACCTCGGCGAAGGCTGCGCGAAGCGCGGCGAGTTCCTGCTCGCGGCCGAAGAGCGCAGGGTCGCGGCGCTGCCACCCCGAGAAGCGGTAGGTTCGTACGGGGATGGAAAACCCCTTGGCCGTAAGGGGCTCAAGGGGCTCCAGCTGCGCCTCAGGCACAAGACTTGCGGTGGTTTCATCCACCCAGATCTCGCCGGGCGGCGCGGCCTGAGTGAGGCGCTGGGCCAGGTTCACGGGCGGCCCCAGGACGGTCTGGTGCGCTTCGCGTTGCCCACCCAACGGCGCGGCCAGTATCATCCCGGTCGCGATCCCCACCCGGCCTATAAGCGGGATGTCCTTAGCGCGTGCGAGGGCCTGGTTGCGCGCTACCATGCACGCCGCGGCCCTTAAGGCGTTGTGGGGGTCCTCCTCGTGGCTCTGATGCAACCCAAAGACCGCGAGCATCCCGTCCCCAAGGAACTGCTCCACGCTGCCGCCGTGCTGCTCGACGCACTGCGCGGTAGCGGAAAGCACCTGGTTCACCACACTCCAGGTCTCCTCGAGGCCGTGTGCTTGCGCGTAGGCCGTGAAGCGCGACAAATCGAAGAACAACACCGTAGCCCAGCGGCGCGCCTGCTCCGACGCGGCGCTCAAGGGATTGCCGCAGAGCCCGCAGTACCGGAACTCCGGAGGGTTTCGATAGCCGCAGTGCGCACACCTCATCGCTCGAGCCGGAACCCCATCAAAGGCGGAGCAGTCACGACCTCTAGGGGTAACCCCGCCTCGAGCGGTTCCTCAGAGGCCAGCACGATCGGGATGCCCACGTCTAAGTGGTAAAACCAGGGCTCGATCGGCTGCACGATCCGGCCTCGGAGCCGGTACCGCCCGCCCGAAAGCCGCCATGCGCCCGGCCGGTCCTCGTGGTAGCGGTAACGTTCCAGCACCCCGTGCACGATCACCTCAACCGGTCCGTTCGGGCTAGGCGGAGGGGATCGGTCGAAGAGGTGCAACACCCCCACGGGGCACGCCAGCTCGAGTACGGGGCTGCCGAGGGGCGTGGGGTAAGCGTAACCACGCGTGGCGTAAGCGGCGAATCGCTGAGTGAACTCCTCCACGCTTTCCTCGAGCACCATGCCTAAATTCTACTGCAAAATGTGCGCGGCGGATCAATCCCCGAAACGGAAGACAAGCCCGTTTACAGGGTGAAGTATGGGCGTTAGAGGGGGGTGGTGAGGCAAGATCGGCGGTTTTTGAGGTGCGCATCGCTAAGATAACGTGAACGTGTATACATTTCATTTCCTGTTTATCTGTCGCTAGGGCGGGCGCTCAGGCCTAGACATCCTCCCTAGAAGACGATGGACAGACCGAATTTTGTGATGCCTGGGCGCTTTGCAAAAGCGCGGTCCGCGCCCTTGGAGAACCAGGGCTGCGCGGAGTCGATCGAGCGCTGCTGTGGATAAGGCCCCCACCGTAGCCAGCGCCGCGGCGGGGGCCTCTACGAACCCACTAGGCAAGGGCAGGGATTTAGAATACCGGGCCGAGGCGGAAGTGGAGCACCCCGTTCGGGTTCGTGGGGCTAAACCCGTAGTCCAGGCGGATCGGGGGCAGGAACACCCCACTAAACCCGAGGTTTAGCTGCAAGCCCACCCCGTATCCACCGAAGAAGACCGGATCTTCCCCCGGGTTCCACACGCTCCCCACGTCCACAAACACGATGCCCACAAGGGTCTGCGTAACCGAGGAGCGTAGCCCGAAGTCGTACCGGTACTCCACCGACCCCCCGAGCAGGTTCGTTCCCGAGAAGGCGCGGTTCTCGTAGCCGCGCAACAAGCTGATCTCCGGCTCCGAGCCGCCCAGGTGGAAGAGCCGGCTCTCCGGGGGCTCACCCAGGACCGTGCCCGCCGCTACGCGGAAGGCCAGCACCTGCTGACGCGGCTCGTCCAGTGCGACATACGTCTTAAGGGTTGCGGAGAGGGGAACGAACTGCGTAGGGGCCTCTCCCTCAGGGAAGACCAGGCCGAACGCGCTCGAGGCCCGCGCGGCCACGCCCTCCGTAGGGAAGTCGGGGCTGTCCGCGGTGCTGAAGCGCGCCGAGAGGCCCAGCGAATAGCTCTGGTAGGGGGTGGGCAGCAGCGCCATGGCCTCCGCCTCGCTGGGGGTGCTGGGGGCTTCGGGGTCGAGCACCTCGAGCTTCGGCTGCACGATCTCCGCGTCTACGCTGGCGAAGAGCCGCAGGTTCTTCAGGTCTTTGGAGAAGGGGCGGCCCACCGTGAAGCGAAAGCCGGTGCGGCGCTCGGTGAACTCCCAGCCGGTGTCTTGCCCGTTCGTGTCGGTGAGCGGGATGTTCGGCACGGGAAGGGTGAAGAGGCTGAGCTCGAGACTGGTGCGCACCTCTTTCAGATCCGCGAAGTCCACGAACAGCCAGGGGATGCGGTAGGTGGCGCGGAGGGAGAAGTTATCCTGAGCCTCGTTCTCCCCGAAGACCACGTCCACCGAAACCTGGTGCGCGAGGCCGAACAGGTTGCGTTCGGTAAGGGTGGCCTGGCCGCTCCAGCCTTCGAGGCTGGACCACCCGATCGCCGGGGCGAAGATGCCCGTGCGGGCCTCCGAAAGCTCCAGGACGAGTACGACCTCGTCCGGTGTGGCGCCCGGCGCGGTACGTACCGCGGGGGGTTCGGCGAGCAGGCCCGTGCGCAGTAGGTTGGTGATGCCTTCCCGGACGGCTTGCACGGAGAGGACACTGCCCGTTGGGGGGAGTTCGCGCAGCACCACCTCGTCGCGCGTGCGGTGCGGACCGTCCCACTCGAGCCGGTACCCGCCGATGCGGATCTCGTGCACCCGGAGGGTGTACACCCCCTCCTGGAAGGAAACGTCGGGCTGGGGGCGCACCTCGAGGCCCGCCTCCTGGTACAGGCGTACGATACGCCCGTAATCCTCCTGGGCGAGTTCGGGAACGTACACGTCCCCCGGCCCCAAGCGTAGCGCGGCGCGTACCTTCTCCAGGGGGAAGGCGCTCACCCCTTGGATCTGCACCTCGCGGATCACACCGAAGCGCGGGGTGCTGGGGGAGAGCACCACCCGCACCTGATCTGGAGCGACCTGCTCCAGCTGGAAACGCACCTCTTGCCCCAAGGCACGGGAAAGCCGGGCCACTTCGTCCAGAAGCTGCTCGTAGTTGAAGGGTGCGCCGGCTTCGAGGATGATCGGCGCGTCCCCCAGGGCGGTGGCGTCCACCTCGGCGAGCTGCAGTTCCCGGATGCGGAGGTGCAGGGTGTCCTCGATCAGCCGGGTCTCGGCGGGATTCACGCCGCTTCCGCGGAAGCCTTGCTCGAAGTACCGCCGGTTCACCGTCTGAACGGCCTGCCGGTACGCTTCCCATTCGAACTTGCCCGCGCGCACGAGGGGATCGAACGCCGCGCGCACCTCCGCTTCAGGGATGAGGGTCGCGCCCTCCACCGCGATGCTCGCGAGGGGCGGGGACTCCTCCACGGTGTACTTCAAAATGACGCCTTCGGGGGTTTGCGTGGCCTCGAGGCGCACCTCGGGGGTGAAGGGGAAACCCTGCTCGCGGTAGAAGGTGCCGATGCGCTGGGCGCCTTCCTGGGCACGGTTGGGGTTGTAGGTCGCCCCTTGGCCTAGGGCGAGTTCTTCTCCAAGAAGGCGGGTGAGGGTTTCGGGGGGGAAGGCCGAAGCGGCGATCTCCAGCCCGCGGATGGGGGGGTTGGGTTGGAGGCGGACCACGAGCACCCCGTCCTCTAGGCGGACCTCCGCGCTGGCGAAGTAACCGGTCTCGAGTACCGCTTCCCGAACGGCCTCGAGGTCTGTCTCGGTGATCTCGTCGCCGACGGAGACGGGCAGGGCGATGCGGGCGAGGGCGTTGAGGACGGGGCCGGCCCCTTCGATACGTATGTCGTTTAGGGGGACCGCCAATACCATTCCAAACGCCAGGAATAACACCGCTGCAAGGCGTTTCAACATGCGATCATGCTACCGAATTGTGGTGAAGTACGTGTGAGAGGGGGCGTCAGGGCGCCTTGTGGGGGGGAGCTCGGTTGGGTATCGTAGGAAGCGTGATGTACGACAAGATTCAGGAAGCGGTGAAAGCGGTGCGCCGCAGGACCTCCTTTGAGCCCGAGATCGGGGTGGTCCTGGGCAGTGGCTTGGGGCCTCTTGCGGACGAGGTCGAGGCGGTCGCGGAGGTGCCGTACAGCGAGATCCCGGGCTTCCCCATCTCGACGGCACCGGGGCACGAAGGGAAGCTCGTGTTGGGGACCCTCGCGGGCAAGAAGGTGGTCGTGTACAAGGGGCGGGTGCACTATTACGAGGGGTACCCCATGGAGCAGGTGGTCTTCCCGGTGCGGGTGGGGTACTACCTCGGGGCGAAGACCTTCGTGCTCACCTCGGCCGCTGGGGGGCTCAACCCCATGTGGGAGGCCGGGGACATCATGCTGCACCTGGACTACATCAACTTCATGGGAGAGAACCCCTTGAGGGGGCCGAACGACGAGCGCATGGGCCCGCGCTTCCCGGTGATGTTCGAGGCTTACGACCCCGAGGCGATCGAGCGGGCGCGGGAGGTGGCTCGCAAGGAGAACATCCGCTTGCGGGAGGGGGTGTACGTGGCGATCTCCGGCCCGAGCTTCGCGTCGCGGGCTGAGCTGCGCCTGTTGCGCTACGGGTTCGGGGCGGACGCGATCGGGATGTCCATGGTGCCGGAGGTGATCGCTCTGCGTCACTTGGGAGCCCGCGTCTTGGGGTTGTCCACCATCACCGACATGGCCGTCGGGGACCGTGACCACCACTCCACCGCGGAGGAGGTCCTCGAGACCGCCGAGCGGACCGGCCCCGTGTTCCGGCGCTTGGTTAAGGCGATCCTAGAGGTCCTCTAGGTGCGATGGGGCTGCCCGAGGTCCTGGAGCGCATCGCGCGCGCTGCGGCCCGGGCGGGCCGCAGCGCGGACTCGGTGCGCCTCGTCGCGGTGACGAAAGGGCGCACCCTAGAGGAGATTCAGCGCTGCGTGCTGGCGTACGGGAACTTCCCGCTAGGGGAGTCGCGGGTCCAGGAAGCGCGGCCCAAGATGGAGGCGCTGAGCGGGGTGGAGTGGCACTTTATCGGACCGTTGCAGCGCAACAAGGTCAAGTTCATGCGACCGTTTGCCCTGGTGCACTCGATCGACTCCGTCCGCCTCGCGCAGGCCCTCGCGCGCCGCGCCGCGAGGGAAGGTTGGCGCGCCCGGGTGCTGCTTCAGGTCAACGTGGCCCGCGAGCCGCAAAAACACGGGGTGTTCGTCGAGGAGCTTGCGGACGCGGTGGCGCGGGTGCGGGAGCTCGAAGCGCTGGAACTCGTGGGTCTGATGACCATGGCACCGTACACCGAGCGGCCGGAGGAGGTGCGCTGGGTGTTCCGCGAGCTCTCCCGGCTCGCCGACCGGTATAATTTGGCCGAGCGGTCGATGGGCATGACCGGGGATTTCGAGGTCGCGGTTGAGGAAGGCGCGACGCTGGTTCGGGTAGGTCGGGCGTTGTTCGAGGAGGGTTGATGGAGCTCAGCTCGTTGGACATTCGCTACCAGGAGTTCAGGCGCGTGCTGCGCGGGTACGCCCCCGAGGAGGTGCGGGATTATCTGGGCCGGATCGCGGACCGGGTGGGGGCGCTGCTCGAGGAGAACGAGGCCCTAAGGGCCCGTGTCCAGGAGCTTGAGGAGACCCTCGAGGAGATGCGCCGTGGCGAGGAGGAGTTGAAGCGAGCGGTGGTCGCTGCGGAGCGGATCGCCCGGGAGGTGAAGCTGCAAGCGGAACGCGAGGCGGAGCTCATCCGGAAGGAAGCGGAGGCCGCGAAGGAGGAGATCCTTCGGGAGGCGATGGAGCAAGTCAAACGCTTGCAGCGCGAGTTCGAGGCGTTGCGCCGCGAGCGGGATTTGTTCATCGAACAGTTTCGGGGGTTGCTCGAGGGGTACCTCGATTCTTTAGAGAAGGTGGCCCCTCGGTCAACCCGAACCGGGTGAGGAGGCGCAGCACCGCCTCGCGCCAGCGGTACTCGAGGGGGAACCTTCCTGCTACCGGGTAACCGCCCGCGTCGATGTTCAGCCGCTGAGCGAGCATCATGGCCCGGGGCAGGTGGGGGGCGTCCGTAACGATGAGGACGCGCGCCGGTCCGAGGAGTGCCCGGGCGTTCTTGAGGTTCTCCCAGGTGCTGCGGCTTCGCGTCTCGCAGATTAGCGCGTCCCTGGGCACACCGGCGGCCTCGAGGTAGCGGCACCCGACCTCGCCTTCGCTGTAACGGTCACCGGGTTGTTTCCCGCCCGTGACGAGGATCGTGGGCGCGTACCCCTGCCGGTAGAGGGCGAGCGCGGCGTTCAGGCGGTTCGCGAAGATGGGGGAGGGGTGACCGTTGTACTGGGCCGCCCCGAGCACCACGATCGCATCGGCCATCTGGGGGGCGCTTGCGAGCCCCCAGATGAACACGCACAATAGGGCGGCCCACAGCTTCCGCACGACCTTAGCCTATGGCAGAGGGGCGCGTGTTGTCCAGGAAGGCAAGGAGCTCCTGGGGGGTGCGTAGGCGGGGGTGGAGGTCCGCGTTATCGGGGGTGGGCAGGAAGACGATGGGCACGCCCGCCGCTTCCGCTGCGATGCGGTCCGCGTGAGAATCGCCCACGAACAGCGCCTCTTCCGGACGAACTTTGAGGTACGCTAGCGCCTGCTCGATCAGGTCCGGGGCGGGTTTGGGGCGTCCGTCGGCGCGCGTGAGCACCAGGGAGAACTCGAGGCGGTGCCGTTGCAGGACGATCTGAACGGCTTCCGGGTTGTTGTTCGTGATGAGCGCGGTGGGGACCGCGGCGCGCCGAAGGGCGCGCAGCACCGCCCGCATGCCTGGACGCACGCGGGATTTTTGGGCGACCTCCCGCTCGAGCTGGTGGAACGCCCCACGGGCGATTTCGCGCTGCGTTTCGGGGAGGAGGCTTAACCCCTCGATGACCAAGTGGTCGTTCGGCAGGCCCCAGCGCCGCTTGAACTCGAGGAGGGGGGAGGGGCGCACGGGTTCGAGGAGGGTATCATCCATGTCGAAGAGGAATGCTTTCATGGCAGGGCTCTCATGGTACAATAAATCCGCCGGGAAAGCGGAAGCCTACCCCCTCTCTTTCCCGGGAGGTGAACAGGGATTAACAAGGTTTACGGACGAACGAACGGCCTAAAACCCAGTGCCCGTAAGCGGCTCGCGAACCTGTACCGCCGCCGCGTTCCGGATGACCGTCTGTACACCGCGGAGCTTGCCCGGACGCTGGCGCAGCTTTCTTACGAGATTCACAAACCGATCAGCCTCCTGCTCGACCGCCGGGGGAGCGTGCGTGCCGTGACCGTGGGGGACGCGCGCGAGGTGCCGATCCCGCCCATGGCGTACGTGGAGACCCGGCTTTCCGGGTACCGGATCCTGCACACGCACCTTGGCGGAGGTGGGCTTTCCCGGCCGGACCTTTCCACCCTGTTCCTGAACCGGCTGGACGCGGTGGTGGCCCTGGATGTCGCGGAGGGGCGTCCCACGAACGCGCACCTCGCGCACCTGGTGCCGCCCCACGCGGAGGAGGAGGACTGGCGCGTCTACCCCGCCCGCCCCTACCACGCGTACCTCGATTGGGACTTCGGCGCGGTGCTGAAGGCCCTCGAGGAGGAGCTCGCGAAGGCCGCGCGGGTGCGGGAGATGGCGGACGGGTCGGGGGAACGCGTGATTCTGGTGGGCGTGGACCGGGGCGAGGGGCCTCAGGCCGAGGTGGACCTCGTCGAGCTGGCCGAGCTCGCGCGCACGGCGGGTGGCGTCGTGGTGCACCGGGAGCTCGTGTACCGGCCCGAGCTGGACGCGCGGTACGTGGTGGGGCGCGGCAAGCTCGAGGAGCTCACCACGGTCGCGTACCACGAGAACGCCGGCACGCTGATCTTCGGGCTGGACCTCGCGCCGGCGCAGGCGCGCGAGATCGAGACGGTCACCCAGCTGAAGGTGCTGGACCGCACCCAGCTGATCCTGGACATCTTCGCGCAGCACGCACGCACCCCCCAGGCCAAGGCGCAGGTGGAGCTCGCGCAGCTCCGCTACCTCCTGCCGCGCCTGGTCGGGCGCGGCCGGGAGATGAGCCGCCTCGGGGGTGGGATCGGCACGCGCGGTCCCGGCGAGACCAAGCTCGAGGTGGACCGCCGGCGGATCCAGGCGCGGATCGC
This region of Marinithermus hydrothermalis DSM 14884 genomic DNA includes:
- the hflX gene encoding GTPase HflX yields the protein MNKVYGRTNGLKPSARKRLANLYRRRVPDDRLYTAELARTLAQLSYEIHKPISLLLDRRGSVRAVTVGDAREVPIPPMAYVETRLSGYRILHTHLGGGGLSRPDLSTLFLNRLDAVVALDVAEGRPTNAHLAHLVPPHAEEEDWRVYPARPYHAYLDWDFGAVLKALEEELAKAARVREMADGSGERVILVGVDRGEGPQAEVDLVELAELARTAGGVVVHRELVYRPELDARYVVGRGKLEELTTVAYHENAGTLIFGLDLAPAQAREIETVTQLKVLDRTQLILDIFAQHARTPQAKAQVELAQLRYLLPRLVGRGREMSRLGGGIGTRGPGETKLEVDRRRIQARIAHLTRDLEKYAQQRREARKARKRHGLPVIGIVGYTNAGKTTLLQALAKRGEPGENKLFATLRPLTRKGFLPGLGEVLYTDTVGFIRHMPADLMAAFRATLEELLDADVLVHVLDVSQEGALERHATVEDVLRELGVEQPRVLALNKADRADPYDVDFVQERLGGLVISATKREGLEALKQALVQALVARGVRPQAWAQYG